Genomic DNA from Vagococcus luciliae:
AAATACCCGGTTCATCATTATTTAAAAACACCATACTATTAATTCTCTCAGCCAAAGCTTCTGGAGAAGAGAACGACATTTCAACTGCTGCCACTTCATCAACAGGAAAGAAATGCAAATAAGACTCGTCAACAATGTGTTGCAAGTCATCCATCAATTTTGTCCCATAATATAAATTAGGGGTTACAATCATTATTTTTTTATTTTTTTTCAGTAATGTCGACATCACTAGTGTTTTAGCTGAACCAGCTAAACCTGTAATCAACTGTGATTTTTGTGTTTCACTATTATCAAGCCACTCTTTTACTTGTTTATCTTGTTCTATTATGGTCATTATACTTTGATTGAGGTACATATAATCATCCGACCTCCTTTATTTCTTACTATTGTATTGATTCATCGTGTCAACAAATGAATGCCCTTGTGCCCAATACAAACTTGCATCTGCCGCTAATTTCACTGCAGACAGCATGTCTTCATGTGTGTTTTTAGGAAAATCACCTAAAACATGAGCTATCACTTCTCCTCCGCGATTAGGACGATCAATCCCTATTCGTACACGATTAAACTCTGGTGTTCCAATATGTGAAATTAAGCTTTTAATACCATTATGTCCACCAGCACTTCCTTTTTGACGCAATCTTACTTTTCCTACTGGTAAATCTAAATCATCATAAATGACTAAAACATCTTCAGGTGAAATGTTATAGTAGGTCATCAACGGTCCTACACTACGACCAGATTCATTCATAAATGTTTGAGGCTTCACTAATAACACCTTTTCACCATCTACAAAAAACTCTGCAATGTCTGCTTCAAATTGCGATTTATTAAATTCAATATTTTCTTGATAGGCAATCTCATCCAATGTAATAAATCCAATATTATGTCGAGTTGTTCGATACTTCGCTCCAGGATTTCCCAATCCAACAATTAATTTCATAATCTATATCTCCTATAACATCAAAAAACACGGGTTAGAAGACACGTGTTTTCTCATTGTATTTAAACTAAAAAGCTCTAAAATAGTATACCATACCTTTTTATATTCTATGAATAAGAAACTATTAAGACTTTTAATTAACGTTTGATTAATAGACTATTATTTGTGAAATGACCTTTTTCATAGGTTTTTTCATAATTTAGTGTTATAATCTAACACGGAGTAAATAAAAAACAAGGAGCGATTGTAATGGAACACACAAGTATTGATCATCAAAAAATTATCGTTGTCGGCAATGGGGCTGTTGGTTCAAGCTATATTTTTTCCCTTGTGACACAAAACATCGCACAAGAAATTGGTATTATTGATATTGATGTAAAAAAAGCAGAAGGTGATGCCCTTGATTTATCTCACGCTCTAGCATTCACTTCTCCTAAAAAAATCTATGCTGCAACTTACGCTGATTGTAAAGATGCTGACATAGTGGTTATTACTGCAGGTGCTGCACAAAAACCTGGTGAAACACGTCTAGATTTAGTTAATAAAAATTTAAAAATTTTCAAATCCATTGTTGATGATATCGTTTCTTCAGGATTTAATGGTATCTTCTTAATCGCAACTAATCCTGTTGATATTTTAACTTATGCTACATGGAAATTCTCTGGATTTCCAAAACACAAAGTCATTGGTAGTGGGACTTCTCTTGACTCTGCTCGTTTTAGACAAACAATTGCTGAATTAGTAGACGTTGATGCAAGAAATGTTCATGGATATATTTTAGGTGAACACGGTGACACAGAATTCCCAGTTTGGTCTCATGCTAATATTGCTGGATTACAAATTTACGAATGGGTTTCAGATCATCCTGAAATTGATGAAGAAGAATTGGTTAATATTTTCTTTAAAGTTCGTGATGCAGCTTATACCATCATCGATAAGAAAGGTGCCACTTTCTATGGGATTGCTGTTGCTTTAGCTCGTATCACTAAAGCCATTCTTTATGATGAAAATGCCGTATTACCTTTATCTGTTTACTTAGATGGACAATATGGATTAAACGATATTTATATCGGTGCTCCAGCTGTGGTAAATCGCCAAGGAATCAGCCATGTTATTGAACTTCCCTTAACAGATGCTGAACAAGAAAAATTTGACTTATCTGCAGAACGTTTACAAGAAATACTAGATGAAGCATTTGAATAAATAATGTTCTTATTAATTAAAATAATGAAAGACTAGAATGATAAATTCTAGTCTTTTCTCATTATATAGGTGTTTTTAAAGCACTTATATTGTTTTTAGAAAAGAATATGTTACAATAATATTACAATTTTTATTATAGGAAGGGGCTTCACATGAAACGTAAGTCGTTGTTATTAGTGCCTTTAATTATGGTACTAGTTATTGTTAGTATCTATTCGTATTTTGCTATTACTTATCAGAATAAATTTTTGCCCAATACAAAGATTGGACAAATAGACGTCAGCCAATTATCTAGAAAAGAAGCAGAAAAAAAACTTGAGGATAATATTCATGAGGATGAATTCGTTGTACTAGACAATAATAAAACTTGGAAAGCCATTCCTAAACAACAACTAGGAATCACTTTTGATGTTAATAAAACTGTCTCAGATACTATTTCAAAACAAAATCCTTGGTTGTGGTTCATAAATTACATCAATCAACCTAAAAATGTGCCCATTGTGATGACAGATTATAACAAAGACGAACTAACTAAACAATCTAACGCTTTAAAAACAGCCTTAACTGAATTTAATAAAGAGCGCACACCCACAAAAAATGCAAAAATCGAAATGAAAGATGGTTCATTCCAAATTACGGATGAAGTAGCTGGAAATTCTATTGATGTTGATAAATTTATTTCAGCATTTGAATCTCATGTCAAAGAAGGTGAGGGATCTATAAACTTAGAATCCTATGTCCAAAAACCGACTGTTCTAGCAACAGATACTCAATTAAAAAAGGAATTAACGGACATAAATAAGTTGACAGAGGTCAATGCTACGTACCTTATTAATGGTCAAGAGGTCGCAATCCCTAAAGAGACAATTGCTAGTTGGTTAACAACAAATGATAAAGGTGATGTTACTTTAAATCAAGACCTAGTAAAAGAATATGTCACTCAACTTGGACAACAGTACAATACTAGTACTAATCCAACAAAATTTAATAGTACTAAACGTGGAGAAGTGAGTGTTCCAGCTGGGTCTTATAGTTGGACAATTGCAACTGATAGCGAAACAGAGCAACTGACAGAACTAATTTTATCTGGAAAAGGTTTCACTGATCGTGTTCCTGCCTATCAAGGAAGTGCCTCTCCTGGATCTGCCCTTCTATCAAATACCTATATTGAAGTGGACTTACAAGCCCAACACATGTGGTACTACAAAGATGGAAAAGTTGCTTTAGATACAGACATTATTTCTGGAAAACCAAGCACACCTACTCCTGCTGGGGTGTTCTATGTTTGGAACAAAAAGCGAAATGAAACTCTTCGCGGTGAAGATTACGCTAGTCCAGTTGATTATTGGATGCCAATAGATTGGACGGGAGTAGGAATTCATGATTCGCCTTGGCAAAACGCCAATGCTTACGGCGGCACATCGTATACAACTGTAGGTTCTCATGGCTGTATTAACACACCCCCTGATGTGTGTGCTAAATTATTTAACATGATAGATGTTGGTGTTCCTGTAGTTATCTTTTAGACAATAAATAAAAAACAAGATTAGAATAAAGGTCTAATCTTGTTTTTTATTTTTATAGTATCAACAATGTTAATACGCTTTTTTAAACAGCTCTCATATAACAAAATAAAAAAAACAAACTAACTACTACTATTAAATAGCCAGTTTGTTTTTTACTATATTATTCTGTGTAGGTATAATATTTTTCGATACATCATAGATAACAACCCTATTTTGTCGTTTAGTGCTATGCTATAGAGTTATATCTTTACTATAAAATCTCACCCCCTTTATTTCTAAGTATTTTAATAAATACTTGGTTTTTCTTGAAGCATAACTTTTATTTTTTCACCTTTATTTGTTGATTCCGTTCCTGCTGTTGTGATAACAGAAGCTACATACCCATCCCATGAAGATGGTCCTTCTAATTTATGATTCAATACGCCATTAACCCATAATTGAAACTCTGT
This window encodes:
- a CDS encoding L,D-transpeptidase family protein — protein: MKRKSLLLVPLIMVLVIVSIYSYFAITYQNKFLPNTKIGQIDVSQLSRKEAEKKLEDNIHEDEFVVLDNNKTWKAIPKQQLGITFDVNKTVSDTISKQNPWLWFINYINQPKNVPIVMTDYNKDELTKQSNALKTALTEFNKERTPTKNAKIEMKDGSFQITDEVAGNSIDVDKFISAFESHVKEGEGSINLESYVQKPTVLATDTQLKKELTDINKLTEVNATYLINGQEVAIPKETIASWLTTNDKGDVTLNQDLVKEYVTQLGQQYNTSTNPTKFNSTKRGEVSVPAGSYSWTIATDSETEQLTELILSGKGFTDRVPAYQGSASPGSALLSNTYIEVDLQAQHMWYYKDGKVALDTDIISGKPSTPTPAGVFYVWNKKRNETLRGEDYASPVDYWMPIDWTGVGIHDSPWQNANAYGGTSYTTVGSHGCINTPPDVCAKLFNMIDVGVPVVIF
- the pth gene encoding aminoacyl-tRNA hydrolase, translated to MKLIVGLGNPGAKYRTTRHNIGFITLDEIAYQENIEFNKSQFEADIAEFFVDGEKVLLVKPQTFMNESGRSVGPLMTYYNISPEDVLVIYDDLDLPVGKVRLRQKGSAGGHNGIKSLISHIGTPEFNRVRIGIDRPNRGGEVIAHVLGDFPKNTHEDMLSAVKLAADASLYWAQGHSFVDTMNQYNSKK
- a CDS encoding L-lactate dehydrogenase; amino-acid sequence: MEHTSIDHQKIIVVGNGAVGSSYIFSLVTQNIAQEIGIIDIDVKKAEGDALDLSHALAFTSPKKIYAATYADCKDADIVVITAGAAQKPGETRLDLVNKNLKIFKSIVDDIVSSGFNGIFLIATNPVDILTYATWKFSGFPKHKVIGSGTSLDSARFRQTIAELVDVDARNVHGYILGEHGDTEFPVWSHANIAGLQIYEWVSDHPEIDEEELVNIFFKVRDAAYTIIDKKGATFYGIAVALARITKAILYDENAVLPLSVYLDGQYGLNDIYIGAPAVVNRQGISHVIELPLTDAEQEKFDLSAERLQEILDEAFE